A region from the Dendropsophus ebraccatus isolate aDenEbr1 chromosome 1, aDenEbr1.pat, whole genome shotgun sequence genome encodes:
- the PELP1 gene encoding proline-, glutamic acid- and leucine-rich protein 1 — translation MTCRGGKMAATCVAVRMMEAAVSGLLENELSEGEMGETIRALREHGALRGEASSAAFSGLLSCCNSRLSSAATRTEGLSLLSLLVEESCTDVFQQHCVSWIRSVLQVIQSQDPPRVISLAVFVLRSLLAHSSALPELSREISTNQIPGLLTSLLGLRRQCLVSALEGIRSCLISYPRACGSLRGKLTAFFLSLLDEENVQIQEMACQCFSLLPSLGSGFSQGVKHTENWERQIQSVLCSLHAVFQQLYQTAETDTTRYEGPGTELELPVLEDDGASSILQLVRRFSALGQCVCLLLREQFPAPVRVPVSDILNLVCRVVNLSAKNLSWQGDESLKLLLLPRVHKTALDILEAAILACGPRLLPFSSVICRLFPQVLSSWASVRSAGGFPSGQEKPYSSLRGSVYQVLEHWVTMCGVSCGILQGMSHHSDILLAHLLNDVTPPADSVKMSGFVQLGAKKQKVSEVGNGEFQSHRKRENSANTELCSAALRVLCSIILYGGSLIKEDTHRRLQELSIPLLIRLQQGPDQWIGPYANSECRKQLYRLLLSLTLSPNPRLPPPLHCAVRIFRLGLTEENLQVSVFCAEALAICRVIIHPRVPSLQRPLPQHGSRPMQADVPAQRPPAPPLTFPTAVPVNHLPIRTQLPPQPTEPPAAPPITSPQETFGGKTPRPIFIHYEKEETSDVEISLESDSDDSVVIVPEGLLQKPAPKSEPSPPSAKPSEETSAPEIPAQPVVPSPTTAAATAAAPPPPPACPGPSPAQMPVPTELPPPPPPSATAPSEGDMVININSTDEEEEEEDDEDEEGMYDDDEEEYYDEEEEDDLEGLEDEDEEFEEDEGLTEDEDEEEDLDAEVEEEKEDEGEDEDEDGLIAEDMQMAPSVDSMQEAVQPLLHNAEVEDGPPRLSPVQEDDAGDTDLLMLVESEEREPPADNEDRLSETEVTASPSPPPILSPPPAAPIHEEEEDEEENLVPDVIDNEPVPDPEPPVVEEEPIKEVEELKKLKPQVLVEEEDGEDAEDDLRDAESMLADFIDCPPDDDKDLKPVVT, via the exons ATGACGTGCCGTGGCGGGAAGATGGCGGCGACGTGTGTCGCGGTCCGAATGATGGAAGCGGCGGTGAGCGGGCTCCTGGAGAACGAGCTCAGTgagggggagatgggggagacGATCCGGGCGCTGCGGGAGCACGGAGCCCTGCGGGGAGAG GCCTCCTCTGCAGCCTTCTCCGGCCTCCTCAGCTGCTGTAACTCTCGCCTGTCGTCTGCTGCCACACG GACGGAGGGACTGTCGCTGCTGTCGCTGTTGGTGGAGGAGTCCTGTACAGATGTCTTTCAGCAGCACTGTGTGTCCTGGATCCGCAGCGTTTTGCAGGTCATACAG TCTCAGGACCCTCCGCGGGTGATCAGTCTGGCAGTATTCGTGCTCCGCTCTCTTCTCGCCCACTCCTCCGCCCTTCCTGAACTATCCCGAGAGATCTCTACCAATCAGATCCCAGGACTCCTCACCTCCTTGCTGGGCCTGAGACGCCAG TGTCTGGTGTCTGCCCTGGAGGGAATCCGCTCCTGCCTGATCTCCTACCCCCGGGCCTGTGGATCACTGAGG GGGAAGCTCACAGCGTTTTTTCTCAGTCTCCTGGATGAAGAAAATGTGCAAATCCAGGAG ATGGCCTGTCAGTGTTTctccctcctgccctctctgggcTCCGGCTTCTCGCAAGGTGTAAAACACACAGAGAACTGGGAGCGACAGATCCAGAGCGTCCTGTGCTCGCTGCACGCCGTGTTCCAGCAGCTGTACCAGACGGCCGAGACCG ACACCACTCGTTATGAAGGTCCCGGCACAGAGCTGGAGCTCCCCGTCCTGGAGGATGATGGGGCGTCTAGTATCCTTCAGCTGGTGAGAAGGTTCTCAGCCCTGGGACAATGTGTCTGCCTGCTATTAAG AGAACAGTTCCCGGCTCCTGTGCGGGTTCCCGTCTCTGACATCCTCAATCTGGTCTGTCGAGTGGTCAACTTGAGCGCCAAGAACTTG AGCTGGCAGGGAGACGAGTCTCTGAAGCTGCTTCTGCTGCCCAGAGTTCACAAGACCGCGCTGGACATCCTGGAGGCGGCCATCTTAGC ATGTGGTCCTCGTCTCTTGCCGTTCTCCTCTGTCATCTGCCGATTATTTCCACAAGTTCTCAGCTCCTGGGCGTCTGTAAGAAGTGCCGGCGGCTTTCCATCCGGGCAGGAGAAACCGTACAG CTCGCTCCGGGGGTCGGTATACCAGGTATTGGAGCACTGGGTGACCATGTGTGGCGTCTCCTGCGGCATCTTACAGGGCATGTCCCACCATTCTGATATCTTGCTGGCCCATCTTCTCAATGACGTCACTCCGCCTGCAGACTCTGTGAAG ATGTCTGGGTTTGTGCAGCTCGGAGCAAAGAAGCAGAAAGTCTCTGAAGTCGGGAATGGAGAATTCCAGAGTCACAGGAAGAGAGAAAACAGTGCGAACACCGAGTTATGTTCTGCGGCTCTACGGG tCCTGTGTTCCATAATTCTCTATGGAGGATCACTCATCAAAGAGGATACTCATCGG CGTCTCCAGGAGCTGTCCATCCCTCTTCTGATCCGTCTCCAGCAAGGTCCAGACCAATGGATCGGTCCCTACGCCAACAGCGAGTGTCGCAAACAGCTTTATCGGCTGCTGCTGTCCTTAACCTTGAGCCCCAACCCTCGCCTCCCTCCCCCGCTGCACTGTGCGGTCAGGATCTTCAGGTTGGGGCTGACAGAGGAGAACTTGCAG GTGTCCGTGTTCTGTGCTGAGGCTCTTGCCATCTGCAGGGTTATAATCCACCCGCGTGTACCCAGCCTCCAGCGCCCACTTCCTCAGCACGGCTCCCGACCTATGCAAGCAGATGTACCAGCCCAGCGACCCCCGGCTCCCCCCCTTACCTTCCCTACCGCTGTACCTGTAAACCATCTACCCATCAGGACCCAGCTCCCTCCACAGCCCACagagccccccgcagccccaccCATTACCTCACCGCAAGAGACTTTTGGTGGAAAGACCCCACGTCCCATCTTCATTCACTACGAGAAGGAAGAGACGTCAGATGTGGAAATTTCCCTGGAGAGTGATTCCGATGACAGCGTGGTAATCGTTCCTGAAGGTCTTCTACAAAAGCCCGCCCCAAAATCTGAACCTTCCCCACCCTCCGCTAAACCTAGTGAAGAGACCTCCGCACCCGAAATCCCAGCCCAACCTGTCGTGCCATCACCCACCACTGCAGCGGCAACGGCAGCAGCACCACCCCCACCGCCAGCCTGCCCCGGGCCCTCCCCGGCCCAGATGCCAGTGCCCACAGAATtaccccctccaccaccaccatccgCCACTGCCCCCTCCGAGGGAGACATGGTCATCAACATCAACAGCAccgatgaagaggaggaggaggaggatgatgaagatgaGGAGGGCATGTATGATGACGATGAGGAGGAATActatgatgaagaggaggaagacgacCTAGAAggactggaggatgaggatgaagaaTTTGAAGAAGATGAAGGTCTGACAGAagatgaggatgaggaggaagacCTAGATGCTGAGgtagaagaggagaaggaggatgaaggggaggatgaggatgaggatgggtTAATCGCTGAGGATATGCAGATGGCTCCCTCTGTGGACTCCATGCAAGAAGCGGTCCAACCCTTGCTGCACAATGCGGAGGTGGAGGATGGCCCCCCACGTCTGTCCCCCGTCCAGGAGGATGACGCCGGAGACACAGATCTTCTCATGCTGGTAGAGAGTGAAGAGCGGGAGCCGCCGGCTGACAACGAGGACAGACTCTCCGAAACCGAGGTCACCGCCAGCCCCTCACCGCCTCCGATACTGTCTCCACCTCCGGCCGCCCCCAttcatgaggaagaggaggatgaggaggagaatCTGGTGCCTGATGTCATAGACAACGAACCCGTCCCAGATCCTGAACCCCCTGTGGTGGAGGAAGAGCCCATCAAAGAGGTGGAAGAGCTGAAGAAGCTGAAGCCCCAAgtgctggtggaggaggaggatggagaggatgCTGAG GACGACCTTCGTGATGCTGAATCCATGTTGGCGGACTTCATCGACTGCCCCCCAGATGATGACAAAGACCTAAAGCCCGTGGTCACGTGA